Proteins encoded within one genomic window of Bacillus thuringiensis:
- a CDS encoding ABC transporter ATP-binding protein has translation MIKIDNVKKFYTDKVKIGPLDIEIPKAGFTSLIGPNGAGKSTTLLMIGRLLDMDEGQIQVANMDVSESKSKDLAKVLTILRQENHFVTRLTVRQLVGFGRFPYSKGRLTKEDEFIISKYIDFLDLTNLENRYLDELSGGQRQRAYVAMVLCQETEYVLLDEPLNNLDVARSVQMMEHLRRAANEFGRTILTVMHDINFAAKYSDKICAMKDGQIAAFGTVEEVMDPTLLTDIFETKIEIINGPYGPIAVY, from the coding sequence ATGATAAAAATTGATAATGTTAAAAAGTTCTATACTGATAAGGTGAAAATAGGACCTTTGGATATTGAAATACCAAAAGCAGGCTTTACTTCTTTAATTGGACCAAATGGCGCCGGAAAATCAACGACACTTTTGATGATTGGCAGACTTTTAGATATGGACGAAGGTCAAATTCAGGTAGCGAATATGGATGTTTCTGAATCCAAATCAAAAGACTTAGCAAAAGTTTTGACTATATTGCGACAGGAAAATCATTTTGTAACTAGGCTTACGGTTAGACAATTAGTTGGATTTGGACGCTTTCCTTATTCAAAGGGAAGATTAACGAAAGAGGATGAATTTATTATTTCTAAATATATCGACTTTCTAGATTTAACTAATTTAGAAAATAGATATTTAGATGAGCTTTCTGGTGGTCAAAGACAAAGGGCATATGTAGCGATGGTATTGTGCCAAGAGACTGAATATGTACTTTTGGATGAGCCTCTGAACAACCTTGATGTTGCTCGATCTGTTCAAATGATGGAGCATTTGAGACGTGCGGCTAATGAATTTGGAAGAACAATTTTGACTGTTATGCATGACATAAATTTTGCAGCCAAATACTCTGATAAAATTTGTGCTATGAAAGATGGACAAATTGCTGCTTTTGGAACAGTAGAAGAAGTTATGGATCCAACACTTTTGACAGATATTTTTGAAACAAAAATAGAGATTATTAATGGTCCTTATGGGCCGATCGCTGTTTATTAG
- a CDS encoding iron chelate uptake ABC transporter family permease subunit, with the protein MITLDYRNKENVEVDSSLHNESRSASAFRSKKEARRYWIVLITLIALGLLSSYGLLVYNNPVPIDSPSFIPVVKRRIVAIVAMIIAAVCHSLSTVAFQSITNNKIITPSLLGFESLYSAIQTSTIFFFGASALLNFNGIGSFLFQVVVMVFMSLILYGWLLSGKYGNLQLMLLVGIIIGTGLNSVSTFMRKLLAPSEFDILQARLFGSVNHADPAYFPIVIPMIIIVALLIFAHSKNLNVLSLGKDVATSFGVKYQPSVIYTLVLVAILMSISTALIGPLTFYGFLVATLSYQAASTYDHRYIFPMAFAIGFLIMTSAYFLMYHVFHAQGVVSVIIELFGGIIFLTIVLRKRAL; encoded by the coding sequence ATGATCACATTAGATTATAGAAATAAAGAAAATGTCGAAGTCGATTCTAGCCTTCATAATGAAAGTAGATCAGCTAGCGCTTTTCGTTCTAAGAAGGAAGCAAGACGTTATTGGATTGTACTGATAACATTGATTGCTTTAGGCCTCCTTTCTTCATATGGACTTTTAGTGTATAACAATCCAGTTCCGATAGATTCACCTTCTTTTATCCCAGTTGTTAAGAGAAGGATAGTAGCTATTGTTGCAATGATTATTGCAGCTGTTTGTCATAGCTTGTCGACTGTAGCTTTCCAATCTATTACGAATAATAAAATTATTACACCTTCGCTTTTAGGTTTCGAATCACTTTATTCGGCGATTCAAACGAGTACAATATTCTTCTTTGGTGCTAGTGCATTACTAAATTTTAATGGCATCGGATCATTTTTATTCCAAGTTGTTGTTATGGTTTTCATGAGTTTGATACTTTATGGATGGTTACTTTCCGGTAAATACGGGAATTTACAACTTATGCTTTTAGTTGGAATTATTATTGGTACCGGACTAAATTCTGTGTCGACTTTCATGAGAAAACTACTTGCGCCTTCAGAATTTGATATTTTACAAGCGAGATTATTTGGTTCTGTTAATCATGCAGATCCTGCATATTTTCCTATTGTAATTCCTATGATCATAATTGTAGCGTTATTAATTTTTGCTCATTCTAAGAATTTGAATGTTTTGTCACTAGGAAAGGATGTTGCTACTTCTTTTGGAGTTAAATATCAACCTAGTGTAATTTATACGCTTGTATTAGTAGCTATTTTAATGTCCATTTCAACAGCTCTAATTGGGCCACTTACTTTCTACGGATTTTTAGTAGCAACTTTGAGTTATCAAGCGGCATCAACGTATGATCATAGATATATTTTTCCAATGGCTTTTGCAATAGGATTTTTAATAATGACGAGTGCATACTTTCTAATGTATCATGTATTCCATGCTCAAGGTGTAGTTTCAGTTATTATTGAATTATTTGGTGGAATCATATTCTTAACTATAGTTTTAAGGAAGAGGGCTTTATGA
- a CDS encoding ABC transporter permease: MSKNMSSRVENISQPQFYNQNKIWTKPFIIAVIVVIILGIISLFTGVYDIRGQEDGMEMFFITRVPRTVALMLTGAAMAMAGLVMQLITQNRFVEPTTTGTIEWSGLGLLFVYLLFPAPTLVQRMTGAIIFSFIGTMIFFLFLRRVKLRSSLIVPIIGLMLGAVISAVSTFLGLLFQMTQSIETWFVGSFANIQVGRYEYLWLIVIVTLLIFMYANRLTLAGLGEDVATSLGVNYNRIVLFGTALISVAVGIVAAVIGNLPFLGLIVPNIVSMFRGDDLRSNLPWVCVIGMGTITTCDIISRTIIKPFELPVSLILASVGAVVFITILLRKRKPRRLR; encoded by the coding sequence GTGTCAAAAAATATGAGTTCTAGGGTTGAGAATATTTCTCAACCCCAGTTTTATAATCAAAATAAAATATGGACAAAACCTTTTATAATAGCAGTTATAGTTGTTATAATTTTAGGGATTATATCACTGTTTACTGGAGTTTATGATATACGTGGACAAGAGGACGGAATGGAGATGTTTTTCATCACTCGTGTTCCGAGAACAGTTGCATTAATGCTTACTGGAGCTGCGATGGCGATGGCAGGGCTCGTCATGCAACTCATTACACAAAACCGTTTTGTCGAACCTACTACAACGGGGACTATTGAATGGTCAGGCTTAGGCCTGCTTTTTGTGTATTTACTATTTCCTGCCCCGACTTTAGTGCAAAGAATGACTGGTGCAATCATTTTTTCTTTTATAGGAACTATGATTTTCTTTCTATTTTTAAGAAGAGTTAAGCTTCGTTCGTCTTTAATTGTTCCGATTATTGGATTGATGCTTGGAGCAGTTATTTCTGCAGTGTCTACTTTTTTGGGACTCCTTTTTCAAATGACGCAAAGTATTGAAACTTGGTTTGTAGGTTCATTTGCTAACATTCAGGTAGGAAGATACGAATATTTATGGCTGATTGTTATCGTTACTTTGCTTATTTTTATGTATGCGAATAGATTGACTTTAGCTGGACTAGGAGAAGATGTCGCAACAAGCCTTGGAGTTAATTACAATCGAATTGTTCTTTTTGGGACTGCTCTTATCTCTGTTGCAGTTGGAATTGTTGCAGCTGTTATTGGAAACTTACCTTTCTTGGGGTTAATTGTTCCAAACATTGTTTCCATGTTTAGAGGGGATGACCTTAGGAGTAATTTACCTTGGGTGTGTGTGATCGGAATGGGGACAATAACTACCTGTGACATCATTTCTCGAACAATTATAAAGCCTTTTGAATTACCTGTTTCTTTAATACTTGCATCAGTGGGAGCAGTCGTGTTTATTACTATTTTATTGAGAAAAAGAAAACCAAGGAGGCTACGATGA
- a CDS encoding siderophore ABC transporter substrate-binding protein has product MKKTMLLKLVSILAIFTLMLVACSDSGKETSKANNKDNGSDKPKTVEITDAHGKVTVPVNPKNVVALDNRTFETLADWGIKLAAAPKDIMPADSAYKKDEKVQNIGNHREPNLEIIAAANPDLVIVGQRFADHYEEIKKLVPNAAVIDLNFDVSEKATKPGENLVKGLKDSTTTLGKIFAKDKEAKQLVADFDKSIEKAKSAYNGKDKVMSVIVTGGNIGFAAPHSGRVWGPMYEIFGWTPALEVSNSTAGHKGDDVSVEAIAQTNPDWLFVLDRDAATSDAAKSAPAQDVISKSPALQNTTAVSKKQVIYAPADTYTNESIQTYIELFGNLAKTLAK; this is encoded by the coding sequence ATGAAAAAAACTATGCTTTTAAAATTAGTAAGTATTCTAGCAATTTTCACATTAATGTTAGTAGCTTGCTCAGATTCAGGTAAAGAAACTTCGAAGGCTAATAATAAAGATAATGGTAGTGATAAGCCAAAAACGGTTGAAATCACTGATGCGCATGGAAAAGTTACTGTTCCTGTAAATCCAAAGAATGTAGTTGCTTTAGATAATAGAACTTTTGAAACTTTAGCTGATTGGGGAATTAAATTAGCGGCTGCTCCAAAGGATATTATGCCTGCTGATTCAGCATATAAAAAGGATGAAAAAGTTCAAAATATTGGGAATCACCGTGAACCAAATCTTGAAATTATTGCAGCGGCAAACCCTGACCTTGTAATTGTTGGTCAAAGATTTGCTGACCATTACGAAGAAATCAAAAAATTAGTACCAAATGCAGCTGTTATTGATCTTAATTTTGATGTTTCTGAGAAGGCTACTAAGCCTGGAGAAAACTTAGTAAAAGGACTTAAAGATTCTACAACTACTTTAGGAAAAATCTTTGCTAAAGATAAAGAAGCTAAACAATTAGTAGCTGATTTTGATAAATCTATTGAAAAAGCAAAATCTGCTTATAACGGAAAAGATAAAGTTATGAGTGTTATCGTTACTGGTGGGAATATTGGCTTTGCAGCTCCTCACTCTGGTCGCGTTTGGGGACCTATGTATGAAATTTTCGGTTGGACTCCAGCATTAGAAGTTTCGAATTCTACTGCAGGTCATAAAGGTGATGACGTTTCTGTTGAAGCTATCGCACAAACAAATCCTGATTGGCTTTTCGTATTAGATCGTGATGCTGCAACATCTGATGCAGCTAAGTCAGCTCCTGCTCAGGATGTTATTTCTAAATCACCAGCTCTTCAAAACACAACTGCTGTTTCTAAAAAACAAGTTATTTATGCACCAGCAGATACTTACACAAATGAATCAATTCAGACTTATATAGAGTTATTTGGAAACCTTGCAAAAACTTTAGCTAAGTAG
- a CDS encoding response regulator transcription factor yields MRQVLVIKNERSLAKKIVSGLTQEGHFILKLHNENEGLNIVYEQDWDIIILDWDSLSISGPEICRQIRLVKTTPIIIVTDNISSKDCIAGLHAGADDYIRKPFVKEELVARVQAILRRSDYNQQNEINFFQFKDLFVDASSNIVKKGGKTLSLTKREYDLLAFLIKNKNTILSREMLLNQVWGYNVVVNPNVVDLYIGYVRKKLKCEKKDRYIQTIHGRGYSMVE; encoded by the coding sequence GTGAGGCAGGTGTTAGTAATTAAAAATGAACGGTCTTTAGCAAAGAAAATCGTAAGCGGTTTAACGCAAGAAGGCCATTTTATTTTAAAACTTCACAATGAAAACGAAGGTTTAAATATAGTATATGAACAAGATTGGGATATTATCATATTGGATTGGGATTCATTAAGTATATCCGGACCAGAAATTTGTAGACAAATACGACTTGTTAAAACGACACCAATCATTATTGTGACCGACAATATTTCTAGCAAGGATTGCATAGCAGGTCTACATGCAGGAGCAGATGATTATATTAGAAAACCATTTGTGAAAGAAGAATTAGTAGCAAGAGTTCAAGCTATTTTAAGAAGAAGTGACTATAATCAGCAAAATGAGATAAACTTTTTTCAGTTTAAAGATCTCTTTGTTGATGCATCTAGCAATATTGTGAAAAAAGGTGGTAAAACTCTCTCGCTTACGAAGCGTGAGTACGATTTACTTGCATTTTTAATCAAGAATAAAAATACAATATTGAGCCGTGAAATGCTTTTGAATCAGGTTTGGGGATATAACGTAGTAGTAAATCCAAATGTAGTAGACTTATATATTGGGTATGTAAGAAAAAAGTTAAAGTGCGAGAAGAAAGACAGATATATTCAAACGATACATGGCAGAGGCTATTCAATGGTTGAATGA
- the smpB gene encoding SsrA-binding protein, whose protein sequence is MPKGSGKVIAQNKKAFHDYFIEETYEAGLVLQGTEIKSIRAGRVNLKDAFARVHNGEVWVHNMHISTYEQGNRFNHDPLRTRKLLLHKKEIEKLTGASKETGYALVPVRIYLKNGFAKMALGLAKGKKQYDKRHDLKEKEAKREIARAFRDRQKM, encoded by the coding sequence ATGCCAAAAGGTTCAGGTAAGGTTATTGCACAAAATAAAAAAGCATTTCATGATTATTTCATCGAAGAAACATACGAAGCAGGGCTTGTCCTTCAAGGAACGGAAATTAAGTCGATTCGCGCTGGACGCGTAAACTTGAAAGATGCGTTTGCACGTGTACATAATGGTGAAGTATGGGTTCATAATATGCATATTAGTACGTACGAACAAGGGAATCGTTTCAACCATGATCCGCTTCGCACGAGAAAGTTACTTCTTCATAAAAAAGAAATTGAGAAGTTAACGGGTGCTTCAAAAGAGACAGGATATGCATTAGTTCCAGTTAGAATCTATTTGAAAAATGGATTTGCGAAAATGGCACTTGGTTTAGCAAAAGGTAAGAAACAATACGATAAGCGTCACGATTTAAAAGAGAAAGAAGCTAAACGTGAAATTGCACGCGCGTTCCGTGATCGTCAAAAGATGTAA
- the rnr gene encoding ribonuclease R, with translation MEEITQEHIDKLLLFMREEAYKPLTIQELEEAFGIEGSEGFKDFVKALVTMEEKGLVIRTRSNRYGLPEKMNLVRGKLIGHARGFAFVVPDEKKTGDDDLFIPPTELNGALHGDIVLARLSSQSSGSRQEGSIVRILERGTKELVGTYTESKNFGFVIPDNKRWTSDIFILKSASMGAVEGHKVVVKITSYPENRLSAEGEVIQILGHKNDPGVDILSVIHKHHLPLAFPEEVMEHANSVPETISEEDLKDRRDLRDQMIVTIDGADAKDLDDAVTVTKLENGNYKLGVHIADVSHYVQEGSPIDVEAAERATSVYLVDRVIPMIPHRLSNGICSLNPKVDRLTLSCEMEINNLGDVVKHEIFQSVIKTTERMTYADVRSILEDEDEELIKRYEPLVPMFKEMGQLAQILREKRMRRGAIDFDFKEAKVLVDEEGKPTDVVMRDRSVSEKLIEEFMLVANETVAEHFHWMNVPFMYRVHEDPKEDKLERFFEFVTNFGYAVKGRANEVHPRALQQILEMVQGQPEEVVISTVMLRSMKQARYDADSLGHFGLSTEFYTHFTSPIRRYPDTIVHRLIREYIINGKVDHETQAKWREKLPEIAEHSSNMERRAVEAERETDEMKKAEYMVDKIGEEYDGMISSVTNFGLFVELPNTIEGLVHVSYLTDDYYRYDEQHFAMIGERTGNVFRIGDEITIRVINVNKDERAIDFEIVGMKGTPRRKFKDRPVVIEQPRTGRKKRGGRSERSNERGGERGTGRKFDRGGKGKSTGKGRGSASASTSTSASQSGKKDGNGKKKKAFFENVPGFKKKKKKRK, from the coding sequence TTGGAAGAAATCACACAAGAACATATTGATAAGTTGTTATTATTTATGAGAGAAGAAGCGTATAAACCGCTAACGATACAAGAGTTAGAAGAGGCATTTGGAATTGAAGGTTCTGAGGGCTTTAAAGATTTTGTAAAGGCACTTGTAACGATGGAAGAGAAGGGACTTGTTATTCGTACTCGTAGCAACCGTTACGGTCTTCCTGAAAAGATGAATTTAGTACGTGGTAAGTTAATTGGACATGCACGTGGCTTTGCATTCGTTGTACCAGACGAGAAGAAAACAGGAGACGATGATCTTTTCATCCCGCCTACAGAGTTAAACGGTGCACTACATGGCGATATAGTATTAGCACGCCTTAGTTCTCAATCGAGTGGCTCGCGTCAAGAAGGTTCAATTGTACGCATTTTAGAGCGTGGTACGAAAGAACTAGTTGGTACATATACAGAATCGAAAAACTTTGGATTTGTTATACCTGATAATAAGCGCTGGACGAGTGATATTTTCATCTTGAAAAGTGCATCAATGGGCGCTGTAGAAGGTCATAAAGTAGTTGTGAAAATTACGAGCTATCCAGAGAATCGTTTAAGTGCAGAAGGTGAAGTTATTCAAATTCTAGGTCATAAAAATGATCCAGGAGTAGATATTTTATCTGTCATCCATAAACATCATTTACCTTTAGCATTCCCTGAAGAAGTGATGGAGCATGCAAACAGTGTACCAGAAACGATTTCAGAAGAAGATTTAAAAGATCGCCGTGACCTGCGTGACCAAATGATCGTAACGATTGACGGTGCAGACGCGAAAGATTTAGATGACGCTGTTACAGTAACGAAGCTCGAGAACGGTAACTACAAGCTTGGCGTTCATATTGCGGATGTAAGTCATTACGTTCAAGAAGGCTCTCCAATTGATGTAGAAGCAGCGGAGAGAGCGACGAGTGTATATCTTGTTGACCGTGTAATTCCGATGATTCCGCATCGTCTATCTAACGGTATTTGTTCATTAAATCCGAAAGTAGACCGTCTGACGTTATCTTGTGAAATGGAAATTAACAATTTAGGTGACGTTGTAAAGCATGAGATTTTCCAAAGTGTGATTAAAACGACAGAGCGTATGACGTATGCTGATGTAAGAAGCATTCTAGAAGACGAGGATGAAGAATTAATCAAGCGCTATGAACCGCTAGTACCGATGTTTAAAGAGATGGGTCAGTTGGCACAAATTTTACGTGAAAAACGTATGCGTCGTGGTGCAATCGACTTTGACTTTAAAGAAGCGAAAGTATTAGTAGATGAAGAAGGAAAACCGACAGATGTTGTCATGCGCGATCGTTCTGTATCAGAGAAGTTAATTGAAGAATTTATGCTTGTTGCGAATGAAACAGTAGCAGAGCACTTCCACTGGATGAACGTACCATTCATGTACCGTGTCCATGAAGATCCGAAAGAAGATAAGCTAGAGCGTTTCTTCGAGTTTGTAACGAATTTCGGATACGCAGTAAAAGGACGTGCGAATGAAGTACATCCTCGTGCGCTGCAACAAATTCTTGAAATGGTTCAAGGACAGCCGGAAGAAGTAGTTATTTCAACAGTAATGCTTCGTTCCATGAAGCAAGCGCGTTACGATGCGGATAGCTTAGGGCATTTCGGTTTATCAACTGAGTTCTACACGCATTTCACATCGCCAATTCGTCGTTACCCAGATACGATCGTTCATAGATTAATTCGTGAATACATCATTAACGGTAAAGTCGACCATGAAACACAAGCAAAATGGCGTGAAAAATTACCTGAGATTGCAGAGCATTCTTCTAATATGGAACGTCGTGCTGTTGAAGCAGAACGTGAAACAGACGAAATGAAAAAAGCAGAGTATATGGTTGATAAGATCGGCGAAGAGTATGACGGTATGATTAGCTCTGTAACAAACTTCGGTTTATTCGTAGAGCTTCCAAATACGATTGAAGGTCTTGTACACGTTAGCTATTTAACGGATGATTACTACCGTTATGACGAGCAGCATTTCGCAATGATCGGAGAACGTACAGGCAACGTATTCCGCATTGGTGACGAAATTACAATTCGCGTTATTAACGTAAACAAAGATGAGCGTGCAATCGACTTTGAAATCGTTGGCATGAAAGGTACGCCTCGTCGTAAGTTCAAAGATCGCCCAGTCGTTATCGAACAGCCAAGAACAGGCAGAAAGAAACGCGGTGGACGTAGCGAGCGTAGTAATGAGCGCGGCGGAGAACGTGGCACAGGAAGAAAATTTGACCGTGGTGGCAAAGGTAAAAGCACAGGCAAAGGAAGAGGATCTGCATCCGCATCCACATCTACGTCTGCTAGCCAGTCAGGGAAAAAAGATGGTAACGGCAAGAAGAAAAAAGCATTCTTCGAAAATGTACCAGGATTCAAGAAGAAAAAGAAAAAGCGTAAGTAA
- the estA gene encoding carboxylesterase, with protein sequence MKLASPKPFTFEGGDRAVLLLHGFTGNSADVRMLGRFLEKKGYTCHAPIYKGHGVPPEELVHTGPEDWWQDVTEAYQLLKDKGFEKIAVVGLSLGGVFSLKLGYTVPVLGVVPMCAPMYIKSEETMYQGILAYAREYKKREQKSPEQIEQEMLEFQQTPMNTLKALQQLIADVRNNVDMIYAPTFVVQARHDEMINTDSANIIYNGVESTLKEIKWYEDSTHVITLDKERDELHEDVYNFLEQLDW encoded by the coding sequence ATGAAATTAGCATCTCCGAAACCATTTACATTTGAGGGTGGAGACCGCGCTGTTTTATTACTACATGGTTTCACAGGAAACTCAGCTGATGTACGTATGTTAGGGCGTTTCTTAGAGAAGAAAGGCTACACTTGTCATGCGCCAATTTATAAAGGGCATGGTGTACCACCAGAAGAGCTTGTTCATACAGGTCCTGAAGACTGGTGGCAAGATGTAACAGAGGCATATCAGCTTTTAAAAGATAAAGGCTTTGAGAAAATTGCTGTTGTTGGATTATCACTTGGCGGCGTATTTTCTTTAAAATTAGGTTATACAGTACCGGTTTTAGGTGTAGTGCCAATGTGTGCACCAATGTATATTAAGAGTGAAGAAACGATGTACCAAGGTATATTGGCATATGCCCGCGAATATAAAAAGCGTGAGCAAAAATCACCAGAGCAAATTGAACAAGAAATGTTGGAATTCCAACAGACACCGATGAATACATTAAAAGCATTACAACAATTAATTGCTGACGTACGTAACAATGTAGATATGATTTATGCACCAACATTTGTTGTACAAGCACGTCATGATGAAATGATTAATACAGATAGTGCTAACATTATTTATAACGGTGTAGAATCTACGTTAAAAGAAATTAAATGGTATGAAGACTCTACGCATGTCATTACACTTGATAAAGAGCGTGACGAGCTACATGAGGATGTATATAACTTCTTGGAGCAACTAGATTGGTAA
- the secG gene encoding preprotein translocase subunit SecG has protein sequence MHTLLSVLLIIVSILMIVMVLMQSSNSSGLSGAISGGAEQLFGKQKARGIEAVLNRITIVLAVLFFVLTIAVTYLNL, from the coding sequence GTGCATACGTTATTATCCGTTTTACTTATTATTGTATCGATTTTAATGATTGTTATGGTACTTATGCAGTCTAGTAATAGCTCAGGCCTTTCAGGTGCAATTTCAGGCGGTGCAGAGCAATTATTTGGTAAGCAAAAAGCACGTGGAATTGAAGCGGTATTAAACCGTATTACGATTGTTTTAGCTGTTCTATTCTTCGTATTAACAATTGCTGTTACGTACTTAAATTTATAG
- a CDS encoding LrgB family protein, with amino-acid sequence MSQILIGIGWVLFTVLLYQLSKKIYQVFPTPFTIPMLVATGLMAFLFIVLDIPYQHYMESGGGWIAKLLGPGVVAFAIPLYKQRHVLQKYVVPIAGGVLVGTTVAIASDFAIASLMGTDKSLILSSLPKSVTMPVAMSVSEQVGGVPSLTAAFVVIAGITGTITGPLLLKWSRVTNSVGKGIGFGCASHIMGVMRAMKNNEHEGVIGSVTMTLTAILTCLLGPLFAMMFM; translated from the coding sequence ATGAGCCAAATATTGATCGGAATCGGTTGGGTTCTTTTTACGGTGCTATTATATCAATTATCTAAAAAAATCTATCAAGTATTTCCAACACCATTCACCATTCCAATGCTTGTAGCAACAGGATTAATGGCTTTCTTATTTATCGTGCTTGATATACCGTATCAACATTATATGGAAAGTGGTGGTGGCTGGATTGCAAAACTGCTGGGACCCGGTGTTGTAGCATTTGCAATTCCTCTTTATAAACAACGTCACGTTCTGCAAAAATATGTTGTGCCGATCGCCGGCGGGGTACTAGTAGGTACAACAGTTGCCATTGCAAGTGACTTTGCTATTGCATCACTTATGGGAACAGATAAAAGTTTGATTTTATCTTCTTTACCAAAATCGGTGACAATGCCAGTTGCAATGAGTGTTTCAGAGCAAGTTGGTGGTGTGCCGTCATTAACAGCAGCTTTCGTTGTTATTGCGGGTATTACTGGAACAATTACAGGACCGCTTTTATTAAAATGGAGCCGCGTTACAAACTCGGTTGGTAAAGGTATCGGATTTGGATGTGCTTCTCATATTATGGGCGTTATGAGAGCGATGAAAAATAATGAACATGAAGGTGTTATTGGATCGGTAACAATGACATTAACTGCAATTTTGACATGTTTGCTCGGCCCATTATTTGCAATGATGTTTATGTAA
- a CDS encoding CidA/LrgA family holin-like protein yields MKFTKILVQIAALYVFYMVGTWVQEMLNIPIPGSLIGMFLLLVLLSLKVLPVKWFDLGAETLVAIMPFLLIPPTLGLMNYGAFFMSKGISLFITVVASTFLIIIVAGHTGQYLANRKERESR; encoded by the coding sequence ATGAAATTTACAAAGATTCTTGTCCAAATTGCTGCTCTTTACGTTTTTTATATGGTTGGAACTTGGGTGCAAGAAATGTTAAATATTCCGATTCCAGGAAGTTTGATTGGGATGTTCCTCTTACTTGTTTTACTTAGCCTAAAAGTTCTTCCAGTGAAATGGTTCGATTTAGGAGCAGAAACACTCGTTGCTATTATGCCGTTTTTATTAATTCCGCCAACGCTTGGCCTAATGAATTACGGTGCTTTTTTTATGAGTAAAGGAATTTCTCTTTTTATTACAGTTGTAGCGAGTACATTTTTAATTATTATTGTCGCAGGACATACAGGACAATATCTTGCGAATAGAAAGGAAAGAGAGTCGCGATGA
- a CDS encoding nucleoside hydrolase: MPKKVLIFCDPGIDDAMALLLAFFIDEIEIIGIVADYGNVPKEMAVQNAHFLKHKTKNRNIKVFGGSEQPLTGAPPAFFTDVHGKQGLGPIIPKENVTNGEMENFFEVIPLIEQYKDELIIVSLGRLTSLAILFILCKQLMKQIKSYYVMGGAFLHPGNVTPISEANFYGDPTAANIVLQSAANMYIYPLNVTQYSVITPEMAEYIEAKGKAPLVKPLFDHYYYGYYKDTLPQLKGSPFHDTMPILALFDNSMFTYHKSPIVVMTESYAQGTSIGEFRSLGESKPFTDWPSHQIAIDFDYNRFFKHFMSLMTGEEF; this comes from the coding sequence ATGCCAAAAAAAGTTCTTATTTTTTGTGATCCTGGGATTGATGATGCGATGGCCCTCCTTTTAGCATTCTTTATCGATGAAATAGAAATCATCGGCATTGTTGCTGATTACGGCAATGTTCCAAAAGAAATGGCCGTACAAAATGCTCATTTTCTTAAGCACAAAACAAAAAATAGAAATATTAAAGTATTTGGTGGTTCAGAACAACCGCTTACTGGTGCCCCTCCGGCTTTCTTTACGGATGTCCATGGAAAACAAGGACTCGGGCCAATTATTCCAAAGGAGAATGTGACTAACGGAGAAATGGAGAATTTTTTCGAAGTTATTCCTCTTATTGAACAGTATAAAGATGAATTAATCATTGTAAGTTTAGGAAGACTTACCTCCCTCGCAATTTTATTCATCCTATGTAAACAGCTAATGAAGCAAATTAAATCTTACTACGTAATGGGCGGTGCCTTTTTACATCCCGGTAATGTTACTCCTATTTCGGAAGCAAACTTTTATGGCGATCCTACTGCCGCTAATATCGTTCTTCAATCCGCAGCTAACATGTACATATACCCGTTAAACGTCACCCAATACTCCGTCATTACACCAGAAATGGCCGAATACATTGAAGCGAAAGGAAAAGCCCCACTCGTCAAACCGTTATTCGATCATTATTACTACGGCTACTATAAAGATACCCTACCGCAGTTAAAAGGAAGTCCCTTTCATGACACCATGCCAATACTCGCTTTATTTGATAACTCTATGTTTACGTATCATAAGTCACCTATTGTTGTCATGACGGAATCCTATGCACAAGGAACAAGCATTGGGGAATTTCGTTCTTTAGGAGAGTCTAAACCATTTACTGATTGGCCGAGTCATCAAATCGCCATTGATTTTGATTATAACCGCTTCTTTAAACATTTCATGTCACTTATGACGGGTGAAGAATTTTAA